One Castanea sativa cultivar Marrone di Chiusa Pesio chromosome 4, ASM4071231v1 DNA window includes the following coding sequences:
- the LOC142632631 gene encoding uncharacterized protein LOC142632631 has product MSSLEVARQMALWAIELSEFDIQYCLRTAIKGQVIADFIAELTHKGDQGAGGNPQWMVHTNGSSNKHARGAGVVLRSLEGDEVKCMVRLDFPTTNNEAEYEALITGLDLAQATGATDVIVHCDSQVVTSQINGGYECRGERMKELLGLEYLEQVKNRMHNLNTKFVQIPREENERIDRLAKAEIGTENNWTTSITSYLKDGMLHNDKEAARKLRVYAT; this is encoded by the exons ATGAGCAGTCTAGAGGTGGCTAGACAGATGGCACTATGGGCGATTGAGCTGAGTGAGTTTGACATACAGTATTGCCTGCGTACAGCCATAAAAGGACAGGTTATTGCcgatttcattgcagaactcACCCACAAGGGTGACCAGGGGGCAGGAGGGAATCCCCAATGGATGGTCCACACCAACGGGTCGTCAAATAAACATGCAAGAGGAGCCGGTGTAGTACTCCGCAGCCTAGAAGGAGACGAGGTCAAGTGCATGGTCCGACTTGACTTCCCCACAacaaacaatgaggccgagtacgaagctctGATAACAGGACTGGATCTCGCACAAGCAACAGGAGCCACAGATGTGATTGTGCATTGCGACTCCCAAGTGGTCACCAGTCAGATTAATGGCGGCTACGAGTGCAGAGGAGAACGGATGAAGGagttgttaggatta GAGTACCTCGAACAAGTGAAGAATCGGATGCACAACCTCAATACCAAATtcgttcaaatcccaagggaggagaacgaGAGAATCGACCGTCTTGCCAAAGCG GAGATAGGTACCGAGAATAACTGGACGACATCAATTACCTCCTACCTGAAGGACGGTATGTTACATAACGATAAGGAAGCTGCAAGGAAGTTGAGGGTCTACGCTACTTGA